From one Thalassospira lucentensis genomic stretch:
- a CDS encoding bifunctional riboflavin kinase/FAD synthetase, producing MRVFRSFDNLGNDARGAVVAIGNFDGLHLGHQTLLDHARKIARDLNAPLGILTFEPHPRMLFRAGEPEFRLTSADDRITAASDLDIDLFFEAEFNRDFAAMSAEEFIERILVNGLGVRHVVVGWDFCFGKGRAGNVDLLREIGEKSGFGVTAIEAVTHDNGIIYSSTAIRQALREGRPQDATHLLGRPWEVAGVVIKGDQRGRTIGFPTANVALGNHLRPKFGVYAVELGLISDENDETVERWIDGVANIGVRPSFGGDVDAGLEAHLFDFDQDIYGRRVRVRLHGFIRGEQKFDGLDALKAQIAADVIAAKEILGKI from the coding sequence ATGCGCGTTTTTCGATCTTTTGACAATCTGGGTAATGACGCGCGTGGCGCGGTTGTCGCGATTGGCAATTTTGACGGCCTTCATCTGGGCCATCAGACGTTGCTTGATCATGCGCGCAAGATCGCTCGCGATCTGAATGCACCGCTGGGCATTCTGACGTTCGAACCTCATCCCCGGATGCTGTTCCGCGCAGGCGAACCCGAATTCCGTCTGACATCGGCCGATGACCGGATTACGGCGGCGTCCGATCTGGATATCGATCTGTTTTTCGAAGCCGAGTTTAATCGCGATTTTGCCGCGATGAGCGCCGAAGAGTTTATCGAACGCATTCTGGTGAATGGACTTGGTGTGCGCCATGTCGTTGTCGGTTGGGACTTCTGCTTTGGCAAGGGCCGGGCGGGAAATGTCGATCTGCTGCGTGAAATCGGCGAAAAATCCGGTTTCGGGGTGACGGCGATCGAGGCGGTTACGCATGATAACGGGATCATCTATTCCTCGACCGCGATCCGGCAGGCATTGCGTGAAGGCCGCCCGCAGGATGCGACCCATTTGCTGGGGCGCCCGTGGGAAGTTGCCGGTGTGGTGATCAAGGGCGATCAGCGCGGCCGCACGATTGGTTTTCCGACCGCCAATGTCGCACTTGGCAATCATCTGCGTCCGAAATTCGGTGTTTATGCCGTCGAGCTTGGCCTGATATCGGACGAAAATGATGAAACCGTCGAACGCTGGATCGACGGAGTCGCAAATATTGGTGTGCGCCCCAGCTTTGGCGGGGATGTGGATGCCGGGCTTGAAGCCCACCTGTTCGATTTCGATCAGGACATCTATGGCCGTCGCGTTCGCGTGCGTTTGCACGGCTTTATCCGGGGCGAACAGAAGTTCGACGGGCTTGACGCACTGAAAGCCCAGATCGCTGCGGATGTGATTGCCGCCAAAGAGATTCTCGGCAAGATTTGA
- a CDS encoding M16 family metallopeptidase, translated as MTFPTRSPISLFARGPIGLLAAILMILSPHLAGAAVFSPQTMTLDNGMQVVLVENHRAPVVTHMVWYKVGSADETEGVSGIAHFLEHLMFKGTKDIAPGDFSKIVARNGGNDNAFTSWDYTGYFQNIARDRLEMVMKMEADRMQNLQLTDDVVLPERDVIIEERRSRIDNNPGALLGEQMRAALYMAHPYGRSIIGWLNEMETLGTDDALAFYHKWYAPNNAILVVAGDITMDQLKPLAEKYYGAIPAGDVATRHRVKEPTQHAPRKVTLTDPRVGQASMSRYYLAPSYNSENADQAAPLEVLSEILGSGTTSRFFRSLVVDQSIATSAGTFYDPVAVDLASFGLYAVPRDGVELADLEKAVDAEIAKVVENGVTEEELARAKQKLLDSAVFARDSLSAAARTLGEALAVGLTVDQVESWPDRINAVTIEQVNAAAKSVFDDKRSVTGWLQPPEGGPVSGMPTAPVIGEQEVH; from the coding sequence ATGACATTTCCGACCCGATCCCCGATTTCGTTGTTTGCGCGCGGGCCGATTGGCCTGCTTGCCGCAATTCTGATGATCTTAAGCCCCCATCTTGCCGGGGCGGCGGTTTTCAGTCCGCAAACCATGACCCTTGATAACGGTATGCAGGTCGTGCTGGTGGAAAATCACCGTGCTCCGGTCGTGACCCATATGGTCTGGTATAAGGTCGGTTCCGCCGACGAGACCGAGGGCGTATCGGGGATCGCCCATTTCCTTGAACATCTGATGTTCAAGGGCACCAAGGACATTGCCCCGGGTGACTTTTCCAAGATCGTTGCCCGCAATGGCGGCAATGATAATGCGTTCACCAGTTGGGATTACACCGGCTATTTTCAAAATATTGCCCGCGACCGGCTTGAAATGGTCATGAAAATGGAAGCCGACCGGATGCAGAATTTGCAGCTTACCGATGATGTGGTGCTGCCTGAGCGCGACGTGATCATCGAAGAGCGCAGATCACGGATTGATAATAATCCCGGTGCTTTGCTTGGCGAACAGATGCGTGCTGCCCTTTACATGGCGCATCCCTATGGCCGTTCGATCATTGGCTGGCTCAATGAAATGGAAACGCTCGGCACCGACGACGCGCTGGCGTTTTATCACAAATGGTATGCACCCAATAACGCCATTCTGGTTGTCGCCGGCGACATCACAATGGATCAGCTTAAACCACTGGCCGAAAAATATTACGGTGCCATCCCAGCAGGTGATGTTGCGACCCGCCATCGGGTCAAGGAACCGACCCAGCATGCCCCGCGCAAGGTAACGCTGACCGATCCGCGTGTCGGGCAGGCATCCATGTCGCGTTATTATCTGGCACCATCCTATAACAGCGAAAATGCCGATCAGGCCGCCCCGCTTGAAGTGTTAAGCGAAATCCTTGGATCTGGCACGACCAGCCGGTTCTTCAGATCGCTTGTGGTCGATCAGTCGATTGCGACCAGTGCCGGAACGTTCTACGATCCGGTTGCGGTCGATCTGGCAAGCTTCGGGCTTTATGCCGTGCCACGCGATGGTGTCGAACTGGCCGATCTTGAAAAGGCGGTTGATGCCGAAATTGCCAAGGTTGTCGAAAATGGCGTGACCGAGGAAGAACTGGCGCGTGCCAAGCAGAAGCTTCTAGATAGTGCAGTGTTTGCCCGTGATTCCCTGTCGGCTGCTGCCCGCACCCTGGGCGAGGCACTGGCGGTTGGTTTGACCGTCGATCAGGTGGAAAGCTGGCCGGACCGGATCAATGCCGTGACGATCGAGCAGGTCAATGCGGCTGCGAAATCCGTGTTTGACGACAAACGTTCCGTTACCGGCTGGTTGCAACCGCCCGAAGGCGGCCCGGTCAGCGGAATGCCGACCGCCCCGGTCATCGGCGAGCAGGAGGTGCATTGA
- the ileS gene encoding isoleucine--tRNA ligase, translating to MSVEYKKTVILPKTDFPMRAGLPKMEPTLLEQWAKEDLYGKIRGISADREMFVLHDGPPYANGHLHIGHALNKILKDVITRSQQMLGKNAVYVPGWDCHGLPIEWKIEEQYRAKGKNKDDVPIAEFRKECRDFAQKWLDIQREEFKRLGVMGDWDNPYVTMDYKAEASIARELGKFLMNGSLYMGSKPVMWSVVEKTALAEAEVEYHDHTSKTIHVRFPVVSSKVEALSDATILIWTTTPWTIPGNRAISYGAEIDYVVIEVTETAEEAWAKVGEKMAICADLVEDVCKNGRITGHKVVGNFKGSDLEGTVAAHPFRGEGYEFDVPLLAADYVTTDTGTGFVHTAPTHGPDDYQTGLKYGLEVPEMVDGDGAYYPTVPLFAGKRIYDENGKEADANEAVIAKLIEVGALLSRGRLKHSYPCSWRSKAPIIYRTTPQWFISMKDNDLREKALKAIDETRFVPEAGRNRLHSMIANRPDWCVSRQRAWGVPITVFINKNTREPLRDQGVLDRVYEAFCAEGADAWFTRDAQYFLGDKYDAKDFEQVTDVLDVWFDSGSTHAFVLEERQDLKWPADLYLEGSDQHRGWFHSSLLESCGTRGRAPYDAVLTHGFVLDGEGRKMSKSLGNIIAPQEVINKLGADILRLWVVSSDYHDDLRISHEIIERHSDIYRRLRNTLRFLLGNLDGFTEAEKVADSELPELERWVLHRLSKLDDLVRKTTADYDFHTMFIELHNFCALDMSAFYLDIRKDALYCDAPSSAKRRAARTVMDRVFDCLVRWLAPVLCFTADEAWRARYGADSSVHSETFNTVSDGWKNEALAAKWEKIRKLRRVVTGALELERAEKRIGASLDAAPKVYATAEYVEALNGLNLAEIAITSDVELITGDAPEGAYTLEEVAGVGVVPALAEGEKCERCWQTLPEVGSHPVHKTVCLRCADAVDEMGIEAAE from the coding sequence ATGAGTGTCGAATACAAAAAGACCGTTATCCTGCCCAAGACCGATTTTCCGATGCGGGCGGGTTTGCCAAAGATGGAGCCGACCCTGCTGGAACAGTGGGCGAAAGAGGACCTCTATGGCAAAATTCGCGGTATTTCGGCGGATCGTGAAATGTTTGTCCTGCATGATGGCCCGCCCTATGCCAACGGCCACCTGCATATTGGTCATGCACTCAACAAAATCCTGAAAGACGTGATCACCCGTTCGCAGCAGATGCTGGGCAAGAACGCGGTTTATGTTCCGGGCTGGGATTGCCACGGCCTTCCGATCGAATGGAAGATCGAAGAACAGTACCGTGCCAAGGGCAAGAACAAGGATGATGTTCCCATCGCCGAATTCCGCAAGGAATGCCGTGATTTCGCCCAGAAATGGCTTGATATCCAGCGCGAGGAATTCAAACGTCTTGGCGTGATGGGCGACTGGGACAATCCCTATGTCACCATGGATTACAAGGCCGAGGCATCGATTGCCCGTGAACTTGGCAAATTCCTGATGAACGGCTCGCTCTATATGGGCTCTAAGCCGGTCATGTGGTCGGTGGTTGAAAAGACCGCGCTGGCCGAGGCCGAGGTCGAATATCACGACCATACCAGCAAAACGATCCATGTCCGGTTCCCGGTTGTTTCATCCAAGGTTGAAGCCCTTTCCGATGCGACGATCCTGATCTGGACCACGACCCCATGGACGATCCCGGGCAACCGTGCGATTTCGTATGGGGCCGAGATCGACTATGTCGTGATCGAAGTGACCGAAACCGCCGAGGAAGCCTGGGCCAAGGTCGGTGAGAAAATGGCGATCTGTGCCGATCTGGTCGAAGACGTTTGCAAAAACGGCCGCATCACCGGACATAAGGTTGTCGGCAATTTCAAGGGTTCCGACCTTGAAGGCACCGTTGCCGCCCATCCGTTCCGCGGTGAGGGTTATGAATTTGATGTGCCGCTTCTGGCGGCTGATTATGTCACGACCGATACCGGTACCGGCTTTGTCCATACCGCGCCGACACACGGCCCGGACGATTACCAGACCGGTCTGAAATACGGTCTTGAAGTGCCGGAAATGGTTGATGGCGACGGGGCTTATTACCCGACCGTGCCGCTGTTTGCTGGCAAACGCATCTATGATGAAAACGGCAAGGAAGCCGATGCCAATGAGGCGGTCATCGCCAAACTGATCGAAGTTGGCGCATTGCTGTCGCGCGGGCGTCTGAAGCACTCCTATCCATGCTCGTGGCGGTCCAAGGCTCCGATCATCTATCGCACCACACCGCAATGGTTCATTTCCATGAAGGATAATGACCTGCGTGAAAAGGCACTTAAGGCGATTGATGAAACCCGCTTCGTGCCGGAAGCCGGTCGCAACCGTTTGCATTCGATGATTGCCAACCGCCCGGACTGGTGCGTTTCGCGCCAGCGTGCGTGGGGTGTGCCGATTACGGTGTTCATCAATAAAAACACCCGTGAACCGCTGCGTGATCAGGGGGTACTTGACCGTGTGTACGAAGCATTCTGTGCTGAAGGTGCCGATGCGTGGTTCACGCGCGATGCGCAATATTTCCTGGGCGACAAATATGATGCCAAGGATTTCGAACAGGTCACCGATGTTCTTGACGTCTGGTTTGATTCCGGTTCGACCCATGCCTTCGTGCTTGAAGAACGCCAGGACCTTAAATGGCCGGCCGACCTTTATCTTGAAGGGTCGGATCAGCATCGCGGCTGGTTCCATAGCTCTTTGCTGGAATCGTGCGGAACGCGCGGCCGTGCGCCGTATGACGCGGTCCTGACACACGGTTTCGTTCTGGACGGCGAAGGCCGCAAGATGTCCAAGTCGCTTGGCAACATCATTGCACCGCAGGAGGTCATCAACAAACTGGGTGCAGATATCCTGCGTCTTTGGGTGGTCAGTTCCGACTATCACGATGACCTGCGCATCAGCCACGAGATCATCGAACGTCATTCGGACATCTATCGCCGCCTGCGCAACACGCTGCGTTTCCTGCTGGGCAACCTTGATGGCTTTACCGAGGCGGAAAAGGTTGCGGACAGCGAATTGCCGGAACTGGAACGCTGGGTCCTGCATCGTCTGAGCAAGCTTGACGATCTGGTGCGTAAAACCACGGCAGATTATGATTTCCATACGATGTTTATTGAGCTGCATAACTTCTGCGCGCTTGATATGTCGGCCTTCTATCTTGATATCCGCAAGGACGCGCTTTATTGCGACGCGCCAAGCAGTGCCAAACGCCGTGCGGCACGTACGGTTATGGACCGCGTGTTTGACTGTCTGGTGCGCTGGCTGGCACCGGTTCTGTGCTTTACCGCGGACGAGGCATGGCGCGCCCGTTATGGTGCCGACAGTTCGGTCCATTCCGAAACCTTCAACACGGTTTCGGATGGCTGGAAGAACGAGGCACTGGCTGCCAAGTGGGAAAAAATCCGCAAACTGCGCCGTGTCGTGACCGGGGCACTGGAACTTGAACGTGCGGAAAAACGCATTGGCGCCAGCCTTGATGCCGCACCGAAGGTCTATGCGACAGCGGAATATGTCGAAGCGCTTAATGGCCTTAATCTTGCCGAAATCGCCATCACATCTGATGTCGAACTGATCACCGGCGATGCGCCCGAAGGGGCCTATACCCTCGAGGAAGTTGCAGGCGTTGGTGTGGTTCCGGCATTGGCCGAGGGCGAAAAATGCGAACGTTGCTGGCAGACATTGCCCGAAGTCGGCAGCCATCCGGTGCACAAAACCGTGTGCCTGCGCTGTGCCGATGCCGTAGATGAAATGGGGATTGAGGCCGCCGAATAA
- a CDS encoding DUF3035 domain-containing protein, producing the protein MARKLSTSIFKVALLGGLALAVSGCESTRETFGLNKTAPDEFQVVSRAPLSLPPDFTLRVPEPGAPRPQTGTTTDQARRILTGEDPDAVKRDITDGNRSQGQIALLSQSGAQYADPAIRTTVDRETSIFIEESDSVVDKLIFWQDKPEFGTQVDAEAEAKRIRDQQALGESVSEGETPVIERRQKGWLEDIF; encoded by the coding sequence ATGGCCCGGAAACTATCGACATCGATTTTCAAAGTTGCGCTGCTGGGCGGGTTGGCACTTGCCGTGTCCGGTTGTGAATCAACGCGTGAAACGTTCGGTCTGAACAAAACGGCCCCGGACGAGTTTCAGGTTGTTTCCCGTGCTCCGCTGAGCCTGCCGCCTGATTTCACACTGCGTGTTCCCGAACCGGGCGCACCACGCCCTCAGACCGGTACGACCACCGATCAGGCGCGTCGTATCCTGACTGGTGAGGATCCCGATGCGGTCAAGCGCGATATCACCGATGGCAATCGCAGCCAGGGGCAGATTGCCCTGCTGTCACAGTCGGGCGCGCAATATGCCGATCCGGCAATCCGCACCACGGTTGATCGCGAAACCTCGATCTTTATCGAAGAAAGCGACAGCGTCGTCGACAAGCTGATCTTCTGGCAGGACAAGCCGGAATTCGGAACCCAGGTCGACGCCGAAGCCGAAGCCAAACGCATCCGCGATCAGCAGGCATTGGGTGAGTCGGTTTCCGAAGGTGAAACACCGGTCATCGAACGCCGTCAGAAAGGCTGGCTCGAAGATATTTTCTAG
- a CDS encoding pitrilysin family protein, giving the protein MSYIAKNTPVLKMRKTLLGLASATLLMTAFTSQASAVEVQEVTSDGGITAWLIEDHLNPLLTVDFAFKGAGSATDPAGKGGLANMVSGLIDEGAGEMDSQAFRTEMEDRSISISFDAGRDDFSGSMVTLTRERDTAIDLLRLALTEPRFDDEAVERIRAQVMSGLRRAETDPGDIAGKAFFKSIFGDHPYANPVSGTIASVSSLNANDFREFVRHAMARDNLVIGVAGDITAEELGPLLDEAFGGLPEKSDLPAIPEVTPKFGGIEVIQQDIPQSQAVWGQKGIARKDPDFYAAYIMNYILGGGGFSSRLTEEVREKRGLAYGVYSYLADMDKAELMAGGVATRNDAIGQSLSIIGDEWQKMKDKGVSQEELDNAKSYLTGAFPLRFTSLGNLSGMLVGMQMQDLGMDFLDKRNSLVEAVTLDDVNRVAGELLDPANVTVTVVGQPEGELSF; this is encoded by the coding sequence ATGAGCTATATCGCAAAAAACACTCCGGTACTGAAAATGCGCAAAACACTGCTGGGGCTGGCATCGGCCACCCTGCTGATGACAGCCTTCACAAGTCAGGCAAGTGCGGTCGAGGTGCAGGAAGTCACATCGGATGGTGGCATTACCGCATGGCTGATCGAAGATCATCTGAACCCACTTCTGACGGTTGATTTCGCCTTCAAGGGGGCCGGTTCCGCAACCGACCCGGCGGGCAAGGGCGGGCTTGCCAATATGGTGTCGGGCCTGATCGACGAAGGGGCTGGCGAAATGGACAGCCAGGCCTTTCGTACTGAAATGGAAGATCGGTCGATCAGCATTTCCTTTGATGCCGGTCGCGATGACTTTTCCGGATCGATGGTGACGTTGACGCGTGAACGCGATACGGCGATTGACCTTTTGCGACTGGCCCTGACCGAGCCGCGCTTTGATGACGAGGCGGTTGAACGCATCCGGGCACAGGTGATGTCCGGCCTGCGCCGGGCGGAAACCGATCCGGGTGATATTGCCGGAAAGGCATTTTTCAAATCGATATTTGGCGATCATCCCTATGCCAATCCGGTATCGGGTACGATTGCATCGGTCAGCAGCCTGAATGCCAATGATTTCCGTGAATTTGTCCGTCATGCGATGGCGCGCGACAATCTGGTGATCGGGGTTGCGGGCGACATAACGGCCGAGGAACTCGGCCCGCTGCTTGACGAAGCTTTTGGTGGTCTGCCGGAAAAAAGCGACCTTCCGGCTATTCCCGAAGTCACGCCGAAATTTGGCGGGATTGAAGTGATCCAACAGGATATCCCGCAAAGCCAGGCGGTCTGGGGGCAGAAGGGCATCGCACGCAAGGACCCGGATTTCTATGCGGCTTATATCATGAACTATATCCTTGGCGGCGGCGGTTTTTCATCGCGCCTGACCGAGGAAGTTCGTGAAAAGCGCGGCCTTGCTTACGGCGTTTACAGCTATCTGGCCGATATGGACAAGGCAGAGCTGATGGCAGGCGGGGTTGCGACGCGCAACGACGCCATTGGTCAGAGCCTGTCGATCATTGGCGATGAATGGCAGAAAATGAAGGATAAGGGCGTGTCGCAGGAAGAACTCGATAACGCCAAGTCCTATCTGACCGGGGCCTTCCCGCTGCGCTTTACCAGCCTTGGCAATCTGTCGGGCATGCTGGTTGGGATGCAGATGCAGGATCTGGGCATGGACTTCCTTGATAAACGCAACAGCCTTGTCGAAGCCGTCACCCTTGATGACGTCAATAGGGTTGCTGGGGAACTGCTTGATCCGGCCAATGTCACCGTGACGGTGGTGGGGCAGCCGGAAGGTGAGCTATCTTTCTGA
- the lspA gene encoding signal peptidase II: protein MKHRAFVFGLVVIAVVFVVDQWTKQLAIDGLSNPHRVIEVTPFMNFLLAWNSGVSFGLFQGQAPWVMIAATAAITIGFLIWMWRTRDRLLGIALALVIGGAVGNLVDRLRHGAVTDFIDMHVAGYHWPVFNIADSAITIGAVLLLIDSLFGGKKSSR, encoded by the coding sequence ATGAAACATCGTGCCTTTGTCTTTGGACTGGTTGTTATTGCGGTGGTCTTCGTCGTCGACCAGTGGACCAAGCAGCTTGCGATTGACGGATTATCAAACCCGCATCGCGTGATCGAAGTCACGCCGTTCATGAATTTCCTGCTGGCATGGAACAGTGGCGTTTCGTTCGGCCTGTTTCAAGGGCAGGCCCCATGGGTCATGATTGCGGCGACGGCAGCAATCACCATTGGTTTCCTGATCTGGATGTGGCGGACGCGCGACCGGTTGCTGGGTATTGCGCTGGCACTGGTGATTGGCGGGGCGGTCGGCAACCTTGTTGACCGGTTGCGTCACGGGGCGGTAACCGACTTTATCGACATGCATGTTGCAGGTTATCATTGGCCGGTTTTCAATATCGCGGACAGCGCAATTACGATTGGTGCAGTCCTGCTGTTGATCGATTCCCTGTTTGGCGGTAAAAAATCATCCAGGTAA